The stretch of DNA GCCGCCGAATAGCGATGGCGCAGCGTCTGGATCAGGCCATGGTGGCGCGGGGCCTCGCCGACAGCCGCGCCCGCGCGCAGGCGCTGATCGCGGCCGGCGCGGTCACGGTGGACGGGGCGGTCGTCACGAAACCCGCCGCCCGGATCGCGGAGCAGGCGATCGCCCTTGCCGCCGATCCGCTGCCCTGGGTGTCGCGGGCCGCGCTGAAGCTGGTCCATGCCCTCGACCATTTCGCCCTTTCGCCCGAAGGCGCCGTCTGCGCCGATATCGGCGCCTCCACGGGCGGCTTTACAGAGGTGCTGCTCGCGCGCGGGGCCGCGCGCGTGATTGCGGTCGATGTCGGGCATGGGCAGCTGCACCCGCGCCTTGCCGCAGATCCGCGCATCGAGAACCGCGAGGGGGTGAACGCCCGCGCCCTGGCGCCCGGCGACCTGCCGCCGCTCGATTGGGTGGTGAGCGATCTCTCCTTCATCTCAACCACCAAGGCGCTGGCCCCCGCGCTTGCGGCGGCCCGGTCCGGGGCCAGGCTTGTCACGCTGGTGAAGCCGCAATTCGAGCTTTCGCCCGGCGACATCGGCAAGGGCGGCATCGTGCGTGATCCCGCCCTTCACGCCCGCGCGGTCGAGACGGTGCTCGGCTGGGTGAAAGCGCGGGGCTGGCAGGTAACGGGCGTCACCGACAGCCCGATCGCCGGGGGCGACGGCAACCGCGAATTCCTGCTCGCCGCCCGAAAGCCGGGCTGACCGCCCGAATTCCACTTTCTTCAAATATCCCCGCCGGAGGCATCCGGCGCCGGCCACAGGCCCAGGGCCGCGGGTCAGGCCAGCGCCATCAGTCCCTCCATGTCGAGCGGCGCGTTCACCATCCTCAGATGACCGTTCGCACCGACGGGCCAGGCGTCGCGCGGCCTGTCCCAATACAGCTCGACACCGTTCTCGTCCGGATCGCGCAGGTAAAGCGCCTCGCTCACCCCGTGATCGGCGGCCCCGTCCAGGTCGATTCCGGCCGCGGCGACACGGCGCACCGCCTGCGCGAGGTCCCGGCGCGTGGGATAAAGAAAGGCCGTGTGGTACAGCCCGGTATGCCCGCGCGGCGGCGGCGTGCCGCCCAGGCTGTCCCAGGTATTCAGCCCGATATGGTGGTGGTAGCCGCCCGCCGACAGGAAAGCGGCGCCGGGGCCGTAGCGCTGCACCAGGTCAAGGCCCAGCACGTCGCGGTAGAAGGCGATCGCGCGGTCAAGGTCCGCGACGCGCAGATGGACATGGCCGATCCGCAGCCCCTCGGGGGCGGGCGGCAGGGCGGGGCGTTCGGGGGTCATGTGGCTCTCCTTTGTTTCTTCAGGGAATATAAGGAACAAGCCTGATCTGCATAAGAACTGAAATTCGACACAATCGGTTGCGTCTTTCGCCGCGCCCCGCGCGCGGATAAAAGGCGCCCATGGACGGGATCGCGATCGAACGGCTGGGACATGAGGGCGACGGCGTGGGCGGCGGGGGTTATCACCCCTTCACCCTGCCGGGAGAGACCATCCTGTCCGGCGATCCGCCCAAGATCCTGACCCCGTCGCCGGATCGCGTCGCGCCGGTCTGCCCCCATTTCGGCCGCTGCGGCGGCTGCGCGCTGCAACACGCCTCGGATGATTTCCTCGCCCGCTGGAAGCAGGCGGTGGTCGAACGCGCGCTGGCCGCACGCGGCCTGTCCGCGCCGTTCCGCCCCATCGCCGTGTCGCCGCCCAACAGCCGCCGGCGGGCGACATTCGCCGGGCGGCGCACGAAGAAGGGCGTGCAGATCGGCTTTCATGGCCGTGGCAGCGACCGGATCGAGGATGTGACCACCTGCGCCCTGGTGCGCCCCGGCATGCTGGCCCTGCGCCCGGTGCTGGAGGAGATCACCCGCCTTGGCGCCTCGCGCAAGGGCGGGTTGCGGCTGCTCGTGACCGAATGCGACGGCGGCTGGGATATCGACGTCTCGGGCGGCAAGCCGCTCGAGGGGCCGCTTGCCGCAAGTCTTGCAGCCCTTGCCGGGCGCGCCGATCTGGCCCGGCTGTCCTGGGAGGGCGAGGTCGTGGCCTTGATCCGCCCGCCCGCGCAGGTCATGGGCCGTGCGCGCGTCGTGCCGCCCCCCGGCGCGTTCCTTCAGGCCACGCCCCAAGGCGAGGCGGCACTGGTCGCCGCCGTGCGCGACGCGGTGGGCGATGCCGGGCGGATCGCCGATCTGTTCGCGGGCTGCGGCACCTTCGCGCTGCCGCTGGCCGAGCGGGCAGAGGTGCTGGCGGTCGAGGGCGATGGCGGAATGCTGGCGGCGCTGGAAAAGGGCTGGCGCGAGGCCGAAGGGCTGAAGGCGGTCCGGATCGAGACGCGCGACCTGTTCCGCCGTCCGCTGGAGCCGCTGGAGTTGCGCGGCTTCGATGCCGTGGTGATCGACCCGCCGCGCGCGGGATGCGAGGCGCAGGCGGCGCGGCTGGCGGCATCGCGCGTGCCGGTGATCGCCGCCGTGTCCTGCAACCCGGTCACATTTGCGCGCGACGCGCAGGCGCTGGTGGCGGCGGGCTACAGTCTTGACTGGGTGCAGGTGGTCGACCAGTTCCGCTGGTCGGGCCATGCGGAACTGGTGGCGCGGCTCAGCCGAACAGTTGCCGGCTGAGCGCCGGGAAGTCTGACGCCACCACATCCCAGTCCTGCGCGGGCCCGAGGTCGGACTGCCGATCCGGGCCGTATTCCATGGGGCGCGGCACGAAGGCAGTGGCAAGCCCGGCTGCCCGCGCTGCCTCCAGGTCGTCGTTGTGCGCGGCGACCATCATCACACTCTCGGGCGCCAGCCGCAGCGCCGCGCAGCTGGCAAGATAAACCCCCGGCCTGGGCTTGTAGTCGCGCGCGATCTCAGCCCCGAGGATGCAGTCCCACGGCAGCCCGGCATGGCGCGCGAGGCGCGTCATCAGCGCGATCGAGCCGTTCGAGCAGGGGGCGATGATGGCATGACCGCGCAGGTCGTGAAGTCCCGGCACCACGTCGGGCCACGGATCCAGCCGTTCCCACGCACGGTTCAGCCCGTCGCGGTCCGGCACCGCCAGCCCGAAGCGGCCCAGCACGAGGTTCAGGTTCTCGCGGTGCAGGTCGTCCAGCGCGACATAGTCGCGGTTGCCAGCCCGGATCCGCTCCATCGCCGGCTGGTATTCGCCCCGCCAGGCATCGGCCAGCGCCAGCGCGTCGGCACCCGGCAGCACGGCGGCTAGTTCCCGCGCGATGCAGGTGCGCCAGTCCACGCAGGTGCCGAAGACATCGAAGATCAGCGCCTCGGGCCGCATCAGGCGTCAGTCGCCGACGCCGATCACGCCCTGGTTCACGCCGACATGCCCGCGATGCAGCAGGATGTGGTCGAGCAGCACA from Halovulum dunhuangense encodes:
- a CDS encoding class I SAM-dependent RNA methyltransferase; its protein translation is MDGIAIERLGHEGDGVGGGGYHPFTLPGETILSGDPPKILTPSPDRVAPVCPHFGRCGGCALQHASDDFLARWKQAVVERALAARGLSAPFRPIAVSPPNSRRRATFAGRRTKKGVQIGFHGRGSDRIEDVTTCALVRPGMLALRPVLEEITRLGASRKGGLRLLVTECDGGWDIDVSGGKPLEGPLAASLAALAGRADLARLSWEGEVVALIRPPAQVMGRARVVPPPGAFLQATPQGEAALVAAVRDAVGDAGRIADLFAGCGTFALPLAERAEVLAVEGDGGMLAALEKGWREAEGLKAVRIETRDLFRRPLEPLELRGFDAVVIDPPRAGCEAQAARLAASRVPVIAAVSCNPVTFARDAQALVAAGYSLDWVQVVDQFRWSGHAELVARLSRTVAG
- a CDS encoding TlyA family RNA methyltransferase; translated protein: MAQRLDQAMVARGLADSRARAQALIAAGAVTVDGAVVTKPAARIAEQAIALAADPLPWVSRAALKLVHALDHFALSPEGAVCADIGASTGGFTEVLLARGAARVIAVDVGHGQLHPRLAADPRIENREGVNARALAPGDLPPLDWVVSDLSFISTTKALAPALAAARSGARLVTLVKPQFELSPGDIGKGGIVRDPALHARAVETVLGWVKARGWQVTGVTDSPIAGGDGNREFLLAARKPG
- a CDS encoding VOC family protein; amino-acid sequence: MTPERPALPPAPEGLRIGHVHLRVADLDRAIAFYRDVLGLDLVQRYGPGAAFLSAGGYHHHIGLNTWDSLGGTPPPRGHTGLYHTAFLYPTRRDLAQAVRRVAAAGIDLDGAADHGVSEALYLRDPDENGVELYWDRPRDAWPVGANGHLRMVNAPLDMEGLMALA
- a CDS encoding haloacid dehalogenase type II; this translates as MRPEALIFDVFGTCVDWRTCIARELAAVLPGADALALADAWRGEYQPAMERIRAGNRDYVALDDLHRENLNLVLGRFGLAVPDRDGLNRAWERLDPWPDVVPGLHDLRGHAIIAPCSNGSIALMTRLARHAGLPWDCILGAEIARDYKPRPGVYLASCAALRLAPESVMMVAAHNDDLEAARAAGLATAFVPRPMEYGPDRQSDLGPAQDWDVVASDFPALSRQLFG